A window of Glycine soja cultivar W05 chromosome 2, ASM419377v2, whole genome shotgun sequence genomic DNA:
AATTCCCAAGTTCCACAAGACGACACAACGGCTATTTCCAGGTTACATCCATTATCCACTACTAGTACGTgtcaattgttcaattttttttaaagaaacgtTATATGACTCATGAGTAAATTAACATCTCTTCGATACTCCATCAGCTAATCGGAAATTGACaagataattttgttaattttacaataattattttaaaaatttatgagtattattatgattattttcaaaatttatgagtatcattatttttagatttttatgtACAAATTATGATCCTTAGTGTTTACTTAAGAAGAATGTTAATcggtgttttaaaaatatttgttaaagaaGAATGTTAAAtgcaaatcttttttttttacagcttaaatatatatatatatatatatatatatatatatatatatatatatatatatatatataacttgtaATTAATCCTTTGGGAACAaagctaattattataatattttcaatttaaagttttgaatgactacatattttaatattaatttatatttttatgatcgataaactaaaattttaaatatttgtggtacacatttttttttatttgcaaaatatttttttgctaatATTTAGTATTAAACATGGTTTACacatttagaaactaaaaaaaaaattaaataacagaatgaaaaattaatgataatttaggtgctaattttgtttattgattaGACTTTTTCTTTACTTAATTGCCtaaatattgtaaaatttaaataattatactcTTTTTTTGTTGGCAATGTCATTATCCTTTATTTTAGCCTGAATATTTGTTGCACACTACATTGCTACGACACAAATATGTAAATGCAGCACATTTTTTGGGAATTGGAAATATTTAactgagaaaatgaaatgcagCACATATTTTTGGGAATGGGAATTTTCTTCCCTTCCTTCCTTCAGGGCTTGAACTAACCTCTAATTTCGCCATGGACCGTCACAGTTTTAGCCACGAGAAAGGGTTCGCAAATCATGTCTCCAACTTCTCCAGATACCTGCAATTCTAACTTGTAAACATTATACAATTTTGTCAGTGAAGTGAAAAGGAGATAATATatcatcataataataaaaattatacgaATTGAATCCCATATCTAACTAGTTGGGCTCCTCTCCAGTGTCTAACAAACTTTTCTCCCCCTTCTCAACAACAGTTGTTAGTTGTTAATACGATGTTAGCCAATCAATCATCGTTTTGTTTCGAGGATTTCTGTTATTGAAGAGGTGGAGTGACGTCGTTTTGGCCATGCCATGCTCTTACTTGTCTAACTTTTTGATTGTCACTTGTCAGTCCTAACATCCTCAATTTCTGCAAaccatttttcttgtttctcgtTAAAACTAATACAATTTTTGCCTTTTAAAATTAGTGACTTTGACCATTCGTAAatcctttaattatttgatgGTGTTGTCATAATTGAGGTCCAGTTCCGACTACTGATGTTAATAACGTTTGAAGTGAATTatctaatttgatgtttttcctAGTTGCCTGGAAGTAATTCTTCTAAGTACTGTCACATCTGTGTCGTTTGTGAAAGAAGAGTAATGTTTtaactctttttctttgttcaGGGTTTCTGCAACTTTGGTTATTATTACTCTTTAGGTTGGTGCAGTGGGAGAGGCCTGGGGAGCAGGGAACAGCCTTGTATGATGTAGAAGTCACAGAAATAGCAGCAACAACACAAGTGTCATAGCTGGTCTCACATACACTTGTCATCCTCTTGCTctcaacaaaaatgttcaaagaCAACAGGTACATTCTCAAATGTAGCTCTTCCACTAACACACCCGgcgaaatataaaaaatcagcAACCTTTTTACCCTTTTTGATTTTCGTTTCTTTCCAATCAAggttttttaaattgtggtcaCAATGTCATCACAGTGAGACCAAAAACCTCGAAATTGCGGTTGCTTTGAATTTAGTAAGGCTTTAACTCTCTGACTTATCATGCATAAACATAGTTGTCTTGCAATAACATATGTTATGGTATCATTTCTTTATTTCGCTCAAATATGTCAGTCTACCTGTGCATTCTGATGACATATCCCTATTTATTTCAGTAATTCCAGTTATTCTACTTTGGGGATATTCTGCAAGAGTCTGCAAGAGAAACCAAAACAGGGTTTATTTTGTCGACTGTGTACTGGTGGTGCGGTCCTTGATTTTTTAGCATTGTACATTCAAAACCATTAGTGATTCCCCTCCTCAATTTTTCCCTCTCAGAGTAGATGATTTTATTCTGGCTTCTTCaatgaattattttgattacttTGTACTTGTTGCCATTTGGGCATTGAGGATGCGTAGGCTCTTGTCATATTTTTGCACATGCTAAGTTTTTATTAGAAActtgtttaaaatataaacatgatCATACTATGTCAcatgatttttttcaaagacAAATTTAGTCATGTATTAACAGAGTAGCCTATGTTTGTTGCTGAACTTTATTTAGCTATAGTCTGCTACTTCATATTAACAGAGTAGCCTATGTTATGCAGGAAAAATCATGTTCATTGGCTGTCAGAAACATCTCAAAACAAGTCCTTTTGTTTGGCAGGTCTAATTATATTATTCTTCTTGGTTGGCTGAAATCCCAGATTGTCACCAATTACAATCATTAGAAGACTTTTTAACTTGCTTCAGAATTTATCTTCAAATGTTTCTTGTGgttctttttgtttggtatcAATTGTGCgctgcactttttttttctaagccGTTTTGGTTCTTCATGTGTCAAAACAAAACTAATACCTATCTCCGAGTGAGAGAAAAACTCCACAAATCTTATTCACTTTCAACCATGATGTTGCAATGCTATTATTCTTTATAACTAATTCAAACTAATGGATAATAATTTGTAACTAATATAACTAACTTGATATGCTAGTGTATTCAACAAATACACCCTTGTATCGTAAGCTATTATTATTCGCTTATTTAGTAACTAGCTCCTCTCAAGTAATTAAGGAGAgttgttgatttaaaataaagaatctTGTAATCGTAAACCACTGTAAATCAATGGCGGATAAACTCTCACTTTCTTAATTTACAGCAGCTAAATCTTGATATTGGGGAAATTTGTTGCATTTCTATTTTCATAGCTGGAAGATTTATTACACTCTGAATCTCTGATAGCTAGATAACCAAATAATGCGCTAaaatgtttcaaataaaaactgTTTAAACTTGTGAAAGTGGGATAATTTAGGTGATTGCAAAACACCCcccctcacacacacacacacacaaaaaaaaaagcacgaCTCTTTTTTCTGAATAAGGCGTGCTATTCGCATTTCATGATGTCGTGCCAGGCTTTTCTATTTTCTTGGTGGGGGCAGGTTATTGCTGCTGTTGATTCACGTTTTCATGTATGACAGTAATTCATAATCGGCTTGTCAATCaaagaaatctttgaatttttattcgtACTTTGATCGCTTGTAGTTGGTGTGAGGAATAATGAACTAAATTAAGCCTACAAGGCAAGATAAGAAGTGTGGCTCCACTACTACAGTAGGCACCACACAATTAGATTCGCTGTCTGCTCGGTGTATTACTTAAATTTTAACACGAACAATTATTATTGTCTATATTGGAATTTGACGTAAATGGCATTTTCAATTTAAGTAATACCATGTGATAAACGGCGCCAAAATATCCGTTTCATGCAATCGTATTGCCTTTGATGTTAAAATTCTGATTGATTGTTGAGGTTCTTGGGTCCTTTTCGGCAATCTAGAAACTGGACTCTAAAAGGATCATGGATTTTTATTCCCTTTCTAAACAAAGTTTAATATattgtttgtttaattaatcAAGTCAACAAGGGCATAGTGCGTGGCATTTATATGTCTATTGGCCGAAAGAATCGAAATAGGCAAATCAAGAGACAATTTTGGCTTTGGAAGAAGAGAGCAGGATTAGCGATTATTCCCCACTTTATGCTGAACAAAGTGAAAGATTTTAATTCGATGCAATGTATGCGTACAAGAGAAAAGTGAGCTGGTCCCAGTGATTTCTTTGACAGTGGCGTGTCGTATATAACATCTCACCATATGTTACCCTATGCCTATCCGCGAACGGCTATATATCTCAAAAACTTCAATTATTCTTCACGATGAGAGCCTCCCTCAACTGCTCAATAAAACAAAACTTGTAAACAAACACAAGCTATAATCTTGATACCTTCATAAATAAAGCTAACATGTGTCGTTATCAAGATCGATCTATTCCATCATAGTGACCATATCACACTCCATATGCTTAGCTTGTAcaaatttttctccttttgtaTTTGTTCTTCTTTAATTCTCCCCGTCTCCACCACTATCCAATCCATGAATGGATTGCATCGCGTGCAGGACACAGAGAAGCATTTACTCATCCATCTCAAAAGAGGGATCAGAGTGGTTGAATTACTCTTCCTATTTATAACCTCGTGTCCAAATCGGGGTAAGACTTTTGGCACCATATCATCctaatttgaaaaaaacatttatctaTCATTGGTTTTCGGTCGACTTCCGGGAACAAAACAAGGCAAAGCAAGTTTCATCCACACACCAATTGTTCccgtttaaaaatattaacataacaATATTCACTGCTGTACATCTGTGAAATCAATGCACATTCCTTCaacaagaagaaacaaaaatacaagACAAACAAGgagtcagaatcagaatattaaAAAGAGGACAGAAGTCTATTTacctatttcttttttatcatttccACACACAGCCCAACCCACCAACGAATGCTTTGTTcctcttctcttttttatttttagagggTGTAAGACAATTAATATTGAAGCAAATTAAATGAACTTGAACTAGAACTAGAACTAGAAGTAGTCCCTGCATTAAATCATAATCCATCATGCTATACAGCCATAATCATGATGGGGCTATGTGGAAAAAGATAAAGTGGGTTTTACAAGTATATATGATCATGATCACTAATATTACCTCCGGTCaggaagaaaaattacatgtaccAGTACTAGAGTTCTCACCTAAGTCTCATAGGAAAAAGTCAGCAAAAAATAAATCACATAGAAGCATGATGACTAATAATTACTGGAGTTATATCAGCTCTACTCTTCTTTCAACATGTGTGAAGGAACAACATCTTGAAGAAGCCCATGGTCCCTCAGAAACGCATTCGTCCCGTGATTACTGCAAAGCCGTCTCTCTTGAGTAAAAACAGCGTTCTTTGGAGATGAAGAATCATTGTAAGGAAAACCCAAAGAGGACAATGTGTTGACAagatgctgttgttgttgttggtggtggtAGTGCTGATACTGGGATAAGTAGTTTCCCGGTGGCAAAACTGAACCGAAGTTGTTGGCGTATCCAGCGGAGACACCTGAACGAGGCATAACTGGGCTTGGATGTGTGTGTTGGCCTTCATAGGTTGTCACTACAACGCTTGGATCAGTGAAAGATCGCTCCACACGCTTCTTCACATTACATGAAACACTGGTGCAACGATAGTAGCTCCTACATGTGATCCATACATAGTATATTCCAAATGTTAaggctatttatttatttaatatttattgatgagTTATGTCTGGGTGTAAGTGAGTTAAACCAATTAAGAGAAGTAGGGAAGGAAGCAAAAGTAGGTAGGTGCAGGTGAGCTAAGAGTTAAGATTAATGGAGTTTATTCGGGAGAATTATTACAGCATATGTTACCTGGGAAAGGGGCTGTTTTTCACGGCCTTTTGACCGTACTTTCTCCATCTGTATCCATCTTCCAGATGATCGACCTCGCTTTTCGTCATGAATGCGAATCTTGGTTCTCTCTGTCTCTTCTGATTTGTCTTCTTAGGCTTCAACCTAAACCCAATAAGAACCAGATCCCAGAAACCATCAAATCTTAGAACCTTCCTCACATCAACCACATCACATGTattcattgttattttatttcaaaaggaAAAGTTAACAAAAGGCATGCCCATGGCCATGATCTGATTTCTTTATCTAATTGGATGGTGAAATATGTTCTCCCTAGCTTGCCACATATTAAAGCGAAAGCAGCAGATATAAAAACATACACGTACTTTATACTAGAGAGACCATCCCAAATTGTGTGTTCTTCACATCCCATGAACCATTCAATgctaaaattaacttttgaGAACTGAAGCTTCACCCCCACcaccataaaaaagaaaaataaaaggaaaatacaaTCACAGGCTAGCTTAGACATTAGAATATGATTGTTGAAGGATACTTGTGgtcttgacaaaaaaataaactaaatacttgcacaaaattaaaaaaaacaaaccaccATATCCTTATCttttcattagaaaaaaaatggttttctctagaaaagaaaaaagcgaTGAGATAAATAGAAAAACCCACTGTTTCTTAGTCTTttgttgtccttcttcttcatcatcatcttcttctgctTGGTCTAGAAGAGTCTTATTCTGTTCATCATTGACTGCATCACTGGACGCGGATGAAATGGAAGAAGAGTTTGGAGTGGCAGGTTGGTGATTCAACACCTCAGAACACTCTTTCCCGTTATCAGACGGAACCTTAACTGTAGAGTGATGAGGTTGCACGGACACAGTTGAAAGCTGTGGTAACTCAGGCAGAGGACTATAGTCCTGCACACCCAGTAACTCCATAAACCCTAAAGAGCTTTTGTCCACCTCAGAGAAATCAAACGCGTTCGAGAATGGATAAAGGTTTGAATTATAACAAGGGAAAGAAGAGGACCCAATCGCATCCTCAGTTTTCACAGCCATCTCCTTCTTCTCCATATACCTAACAAGTTGATCTCTTAAATGCTCAAATCCCTCATCTCTCGCGCACCACAAACTCAAACTTCACACTAGTAAGAAGTGGAGAGAGGTAGGGTTGATCTGGTTTATAGCTTAGGGGTGTGTgtgtgaaagagagagaaaggtttGAGTGTAGTTTTGGGTTTACAAGAAAGTGAAAACTGTGTGGAAGGAACATAGATAGAAATGAAGGCGAGAGTTGACCGGCAATTGTAGGTCATCGAATAACGTTGAGCCGGTGGCAATCAATGCATGCCATGGTCGACGCTTTCATACGTAGCGTTTGACCGCTGAACGGGTTTAATTTAGGGTGTGTGTGAACGGGGTTTCgccatcttctggattctaacggtgttaaatgattttttttttctctctctccgtCTTTTATAAAATGCCAAATTGTAATAATAGTGTTCACTCGTGTGCATGTGATCTAGGAAATCTGATGAATCTTTCAAAGTTTATCGCCACTTTCTTAAttctttagttttctttttgaaccctccgtttatttatttatttatttattggtttCACTGTGCGAAGCTTTTGCAGCAGATATTAATCCCTTGGAATTCGGCCAAGTTGTCTTACAAACGAACAAAGTACAGGGAATTCGTGAATAGATTATGAAAAAAGTCGTAccaagaaaaattaagaaaaacgaATGGC
This region includes:
- the LOC114378290 gene encoding WRKY transcription factor 23-like, which gives rise to MEKKEMAVKTEDAIGSSSFPCYNSNLYPFSNAFDFSEVDKSSLGFMELLGVQDYSPLPELPQLSTVSVQPHHSTVKVPSDNGKECSEVLNHQPATPNSSSISSASSDAVNDEQNKTLLDQAEEDDDEEEGQQKTKKQLKPKKTNQKRQREPRFAFMTKSEVDHLEDGYRWRKYGQKAVKNSPFPRSYYRCTSVSCNVKKRVERSFTDPSVVVTTYEGQHTHPSPVMPRSGVSAGYANNFGSVLPPGNYLSQYQHYHHQQQQQHLVNTLSSLGFPYNDSSSPKNAVFTQERRLCSNHGTNAFLRDHGLLQDVVPSHMLKEE